Below is a window of Geomonas oryzisoli DNA.
GGAGGCCTTCTGCAAGGGGTGCGGCGCCTGCGTGCCGGCCTGCACCAACAACGCACTGGCCATGGTGGACGGCAAGGCTAAGGTGGACGACGAGGCCTGCATCCTGTGCGGCTACTGCGGGGCGGCTTGCCCGGAGTTTATGATCAGGGTGGTGTAGGGGACGGGGCTGGGGGGGCAGGGATCGCCATGACTGAGGGCATCATCTTTAATGTGCAACGCTACTCGCTGCACGACGGACCGGGCATCCGGACTACGGTCTTCCTGAAGGGATGCCCGGCACGCTGCTGGTGGTGCCATAACCCGGAAAGCCAAAACCCTTCTCCACAGACGGCCTGGTCCCAAAACCGCTGCATCTCCTGCGACGCCTGCCTCCTGGCCTGCCACGAAGGACTTAAACCACGCGAGGCCTGCCGGGCCTGCGGCGACTGCGCAGAGGCCTGCCCTACCGGCGCTCGCGAACTGCTCGGTACACCGACTTCGGTCGAGGAGGTGCTGCACCTCATCCTCAAGGACCGCATGTTCTTCGAGGACTCCGGCGGCGGGGTCACCTTCTCCGGGGGCGAACCGCTGTGCCAGCCCGCTTTCCTCAAGGAACTCCTGCTCGCCTGCCGCGCCCGGGGCATCCATACCGCCGTCGATACCGCGGCGCTCTGCCCGCCGGAAACCCTGCTCGACCTCGCGCCGCTGACGGACCTCTTCCTGTTCGACCTGAAGTGCGCGGACGATGCGCTGCACCAAAAGGGAACCGGCGTGGGCAACGCCCGCATCCTGGACAACCTGACACGGCTGGGACGGATGCACCGGAACATCTGGCTCAGGATCCCGGTCATCCCTGGCTTCAACGACACGGAGGCGGAGATGACGGCGCTCGCGGATCTCGCCGCCCGCGCCGCCGGGGTGCGCCAGGTCTGGCTGCTCCCCTACCACGGCACCTGGGCCGCCAAGCCGGCACGGCTGGGCACGGAGCCCGCCGCCGAGGCTCTGGCCGCTCAGACGCCGGCGCCGCAAACGATGGAACATTTCGCCCGGCTCTTCGCAGCCCGGGGATTGGATACGCAGATAGGAGGGGGAGCATAGATGACCGGAAGAATACAACGACTGCGCCAGGAAAGCCTTGCCGCCGAACCCGCCATTTCCGCCGAGCGGGCGCTGCTGCTCACCGAGTTTTACCGCGAAAACGAGGGACGCTGGTCCGTCCCGGTCATGCGCGCCAAGTCCTTCCATTACCTGTGCGAGAAGAAAACGATCTACATCGGCGAGGGGGAGCTGGTGGTGGGGGAGAGGGGACCGGCGCCGAAGCTTGTCTCGACCTACCCGGAGCTCACCTGCCACTCCGTCGAGGACCTGCGCATCCTCAACTCGCGCGAACTGACTTCCTACCGGGTCGACGACGCCTGCCTCAAGGCGTACCGGGATACGGTGATCCCGTACTGGGGCACGCGCAGCCTGCGTGACAAGATCTTCGCGGCCCTCCCCGAGGAGTGGCACGAGGCCTATAACTACGGCATCTTCACGGAGTTCATGGAGCAGCGCGCCCCCGGGCACACGGTGCTGGACGACAAGATCTACAAAAAGGGGCTCCTCGACTTCAAAAAGGAGATCGCGCAGGCCATCGCGGCGCTCGATTTCGCGACCGACGCCGACGCCTGGTCCCGCCGCGAGCAGCTGACCGCGATGGACATCTCCTGCGACGCCGTCATCCTCTTCGCGGAGCGCCACGCCAAACTCGCCGAGAGCATGGCCGCTGCCTGCACCGACCCCGCGCGCAAGCAGGAACTCCTTAAGATCGCGGCCAACTGCCGCTGGGTTCCGGCGCACGCTCCCTCCGACTTCTGGGAGGCGCTGCAGTCGTACTGGTTCTGCCACCTGGCGGTGATCACGGAGCTGAACGGTTGGGACGCGTTCAGTCCCGGGCACCTGGACCAGCACCTGTTCCCCTTCTACCAGGCCGAGCTGTCCAAGGGGTCGCTGACCCGGGAGGTCGCCCGCGAGCTGCTGGAGTGTTTCTTCGTCAAGTTCAACAACCACCCTTCGCCTCCCAAGGTCGGGGTGACCGCGGCGGAGAGCGGCACCTACACCGACTTCGCCAACATCAACCTGGGCGGGCTCCTCCCGGACGGCTCCGACGGCTCCAATGATGTCTCGCACCTGCTTTTGGACGTGATCGACGAGATGCATCTCCTGCAGCCGTCCAGTAACGTGCAGTTGTCGCGCAAGTCGCCGGACGCGTTTTTGAAGCACACCCTCAAGGTGGTGCGCAGCGGCTACGGCTTCCCGTCCATCTTCAACGCGGACGCGGTGGTCGAGGAACAGCTGCGCCAGGGGAAAACCCTGGTGGACGCCCGCGCCGGCGGTTGCAGCGGCTGCGTCGAGGTGGGGGCCTTCGGCAAGGAGGCCTACATCCTGACGGGCTATTTCAACCTGGTGAAGATGCTGGAGCTCGCCCTGCACGACGGCGTCGATCCCTTGACCGGGGTGCAACTCGGACCGAAGACCGGGACCGCTGCGAGTTGCGGCAGCTTCGACGAGCTGTTCGAGGCATTCCGCGCCCAGCTCGCCCACTTCCTGGACATCAAGATCCGCGGCAACCGGCTCATCGAGATGATCTACGCCTCCCAGATGCCGGCGCCCTTCCTGTCGGTGCTGACCGATGACTGCATCAGCAGGGGCGTCGACTACAACGGGGGGGGCGCCCGCTACAACAACAGCTTCATCCAGGGGGTGGGGATCGGGAGCATCACCGACGCGCTCTCGGCCATCAAGGAGCACGTCTTCGAGCGCAGCACCCTGTCACTAAGCGAGCTGGTGGCAAAGCTCGATACCGATTTTGCCGGCGACGAGCCGCTCAGGCAGCGCCTGTGGAACAAGACCCGCAAGTACGGCAACGACGACGATTACGCCGACGACCTGATGCGGCTGGTCTTCGACGCCTTCTTCAACGAGGTGGACGACCGTCCCAACACCAAGAACGGCGTGTACAGAATCGAGATGCTTCCCACAACCTGCCACGTCTACTTCGGCTCCGTCACCGGCGCGACCCCCGACGGGCGCAGGCGCGGCACACCGCTCTCCGAGGGGATCTCCCCGGTGCAGGGTGCGGACCGCGGCGGCCCGACCGCGGTGATCCGCTCGGCCGGCAAGATGGACCACATCAGAAGCGGCGGCACGCTGTTGAACCTCAAGTTCTCCCCGACGCTCCTCTCCGATGCAGGCGGCCTGGACGGCGTGGCGAGCCTGGTGCGGAGCTACTTCCGGATGGACGGGCATCACGTCCAGTTCAACGTGGTGAACGTGGAAACCCTGAAACGGGCGCAGGCGAACCCCGCCGAGCACCGCGACCTGATCGTGCGCGTCGCCGGGTACAGCGATTACTTCTGCGACCTTTCGACCGAACTGCAAGACGAGATCATCACCCGGACCGAGCACACCTCGTTCTAGGGAAGGGGAGGGAGCATGGCCGTGGCCC
It encodes the following:
- a CDS encoding glycyl-radical enzyme activating protein gives rise to the protein MTEGIIFNVQRYSLHDGPGIRTTVFLKGCPARCWWCHNPESQNPSPQTAWSQNRCISCDACLLACHEGLKPREACRACGDCAEACPTGARELLGTPTSVEEVLHLILKDRMFFEDSGGGVTFSGGEPLCQPAFLKELLLACRARGIHTAVDTAALCPPETLLDLAPLTDLFLFDLKCADDALHQKGTGVGNARILDNLTRLGRMHRNIWLRIPVIPGFNDTEAEMTALADLAARAAGVRQVWLLPYHGTWAAKPARLGTEPAAEALAAQTPAPQTMEHFARLFAARGLDTQIGGGA
- the hypD gene encoding trans-4-hydroxy-L-proline dehydratase, producing the protein MTGRIQRLRQESLAAEPAISAERALLLTEFYRENEGRWSVPVMRAKSFHYLCEKKTIYIGEGELVVGERGPAPKLVSTYPELTCHSVEDLRILNSRELTSYRVDDACLKAYRDTVIPYWGTRSLRDKIFAALPEEWHEAYNYGIFTEFMEQRAPGHTVLDDKIYKKGLLDFKKEIAQAIAALDFATDADAWSRREQLTAMDISCDAVILFAERHAKLAESMAAACTDPARKQELLKIAANCRWVPAHAPSDFWEALQSYWFCHLAVITELNGWDAFSPGHLDQHLFPFYQAELSKGSLTREVARELLECFFVKFNNHPSPPKVGVTAAESGTYTDFANINLGGLLPDGSDGSNDVSHLLLDVIDEMHLLQPSSNVQLSRKSPDAFLKHTLKVVRSGYGFPSIFNADAVVEEQLRQGKTLVDARAGGCSGCVEVGAFGKEAYILTGYFNLVKMLELALHDGVDPLTGVQLGPKTGTAASCGSFDELFEAFRAQLAHFLDIKIRGNRLIEMIYASQMPAPFLSVLTDDCISRGVDYNGGGARYNNSFIQGVGIGSITDALSAIKEHVFERSTLSLSELVAKLDTDFAGDEPLRQRLWNKTRKYGNDDDYADDLMRLVFDAFFNEVDDRPNTKNGVYRIEMLPTTCHVYFGSVTGATPDGRRRGTPLSEGISPVQGADRGGPTAVIRSAGKMDHIRSGGTLLNLKFSPTLLSDAGGLDGVASLVRSYFRMDGHHVQFNVVNVETLKRAQANPAEHRDLIVRVAGYSDYFCDLSTELQDEIITRTEHTSF